The Rhodamnia argentea isolate NSW1041297 chromosome 10, ASM2092103v1, whole genome shotgun sequence sequence GTGTCAACTGAGAAAAGACTCTGTATTAGAGGGTTATGAGTCTATTACAATCAAACCCAGGAGCCCATAAGCCACCAATTCCATAGAGTTCAGGTTTCAAAAGCTTTAAGGGCATAGACCTTCACTGCAGATTCATAATGATAAAATCAGTTGGCCCTCTTTCTTTAGAGATGATCTTAAGCGGTACAACCCAGACAGGCGAGCTTGTAATTTCtccaaccaaaaaaatgaaaagcaatcTTCACAAATTCAAGCAGACAAACAATCATGgagcataaacaaaaaaatttcaaaaagattcAAGACATGTTTTAACTTTATGAAATCAACGATCCTTCTTGCATATGTACCTATGTGGCAATATCCCATTGTCAAGTGAGGCTTTGCAAGATATCCCTAGATAATCATGATTGAGAAACCTTCCAAATAAACTTCTCCTTCGTAGAATGGTTTATTTAAAATAGAGAGCTCAATACACAAAACTAAAGCAAATTGACTTTGCGTACATGCAACATTGAAAACCACTAGGATCCCGATAAAAAGCTAAAGATCTAAAGATTCTAGAAGCTTTTTAACCGGACTCTTCACACACATAACATGATTCTCTAGGTACTAGTACTACGAGtccattcaacaaaaaagaatcCTCTAATCCCGGTCTTATGTCGTCATCTATTATCCATCATACAAAAGGAGCACTCcttcaaagaaaaaagagaaaggggaaACAACTCTCCAAAAGATGTTGCTCCAAACTACTTGTCGAAGTTCCTCATAATAACAAGTgtagacaatttcattcatgGTAACTTGCTATGAGACCTTGCGATGCCGGCTAGGTTATTCCATTCCACAATGGCTGCAAGCTGCCAAACACAATTCATTCAGGCTCAATCTACAGCAAAACCCTGTGTACCAACACAAGAAGGTCACTCCAAGCCGAGTTAGCACCAATCGAACTTAAGCTTAATTCGGCTCCATGGACAACCGAGGAACCCAGCTCACCACATCCCAACTAGCAGGAGAAGTCAACAACCAAGACTATCCATTCCAAAAGGCAATTGCTCCCTCAGTTTGAGGATCGCAATTCACAGTCATCCAGATAAGCACAAGTCCATAAATAACATAAACTGCCGAACAGAGCGCGAATAAAAAAGACTCGTGGTCGAGCAAACTCAGGGCGACGGGAGCTTACTTCGGCGGGTTCGCTTCTTGTAGAGGATGCGGTACCCGCACTCTCTACACTGGATGACGTCCCCAGGCTTCAGCGTGTTCTCCATGCCGCAATCTGCACGCCATtatcaaccaccaccaccacctcaatACAAATCAAAACCCACCAAAAGCACAGAACAGCAGAACTACAAACCGGGAAACCACTGAAGCATCAAAACAGATATGaatcgagaagaagaagaagaagaaacactTGCCTCCACAGATGTAGCTGACCGGTTCAGGCTGAGGGTCCATGGATTCTCTTAGGGTGGTGCGAGCTGTGAGCGAAGTCCGGAGATTTCTTCAGATCTCTTTTGGAGAAGAAGGTGCACAGGACGCCTCGGGAGGGTTTATACCACTTGGGGTTTCTAATCGTGGGCTACCGGCCCATTGTATCAAACTATTCTCACATTGTGTTGGGCCCATTTCGACCCGATATTCGGATCCATCGGAATCGGACCGAGACGGATCATTATAGGTTAGCCGTTAGCGTCTTTAGTACTATGCCGATTGTGATTAGAGTCGAAAGGAGTTCACAGACCAAAAGAAACTAAACATCTGGCTTGTTAATGATCCAAAGGGCGAGAAAAATAAAACTCTTATGTGCGTTCCCTGGACCCAGGCACGTTCCTCCCGAATCAAGAATTCTACCGGTGCTACACAGTGCATCACTCATCAAATACTGCCATCAAACACAGCTATCACTCATCAGAGTTTCCCCagaaatcagaaattttaccACATAAGCTGAGGCGAGTTGAGGAGGCGAGGCGAGCTGAGACGAGGCCGGTGGCCGCGAGGCGGCGAGCCGTGGCGAGTCGAGGGGAGGTGAGTCAGGCGACAGACGATGCGAGACAGCGTCACAGAGCGCGAAGGTCGCGAAGAGAGGAGACGCGAACAGAGAGGGGAGGTCGCGAGTCAGAGGCTCAGAGCAGAGACGGATATTATGGATCAATCAATGTTTATTTGTCTAGAGTGAGGCGGGGGAGTTGTCACAACGCACCAAATACATCGACATGGtcccaaaagaaggaaaaaaacacaaaaatgaaTATACCGTAAGGATGCAAAACAAGAAAGGGCCAAATCCCAAGTCAAATTGAAACTCTTCCAGTGCTCTATTCTTTAGCAAGATTGTCACAATTTTTCTCGTTTAGTCAAAAGCATCACGTTCGTCCCATCGTTACGTAGCCAGCGGAAAACAAACAATGAAGAGGTGATTCTCAAGCAGCTGGATGTTTTGGGAGAATCCGAACCCGAGTCGCAATCTAGCTCGCTCCGAACAGCACGCTGCTAAGACTTGGGGCCAGTTGACATCCAGGGTCCGGTTCCAATGAAGAGAATAGCAAGAATTGAAGGAAGACAAGAACAACGGACATTCAGATACCACCTCGTCAatcttccatctcttcttcattgGAACTGGAAGATTCAGTGTAGAATGAATGATTCCGCCGTCCCCATATCGGCAAGAGGAAGAAACCACACGCATGCAAACAGAGGAGCACCCCTATCGTATCGCTTTTCTTGATGAGTAGGACTAGTGATGATGGAATGGAGACGTGGGACAGGAGCGAGAAGACAAGGGATTCACATTCCTGACGTCGCTAACAACGGAAGTCCGTCTATTGTTTTCAAAAGGGCTATCTACGGGAATAAGGACACAACAAATGCCACAACTTTCgtacggcactcacttgagtgccataactttttttcgattgcttaagtgttataactcatgtacgacgctcacttaagtaccacaactttttttttaatcatttcaatgcaatatgatttttcaatcaatcacttgagtgtcataacctTTTAAAAGCGTTCAACACAAATGTTATGCCACATCGGATTTACGGCATTCgggtgaacgttttaaaaaagaattgacacttaagtgatcgatcgaaagttatgacattcaaatGAACATTCTTTAGAGGATATGAAATTTAAGTGGTCAAGAAAAAAGTTACGGTACTTAAGTGAGTGCCAtatgaaagttatagcacttatcCCATTGTCTATGTATCGTGACTCGCAAGAGTGTCGAAGTtgtcaaaggaaagaaaatctcATCAAAAGGAGGACATGTTTTGCCCTACGAGTCCCAACCCTGGTGAACAGTCCGCGATTCTTGTTGGCTAAGTTTGATTTTAGCTAGAGCCGATAGCCAAATTGTAACTAGGGGTGTGTATGGTCCGAGCTGGTTCGATCCCGATATGGAACCGAGAACCAGTAGTCTCGATCCTCAAATTTTCAAGACGGGGGACCGGACTGGGACCGGACTAGACCGGGACCGGTGGTTCGACACTAGCGACTTAAAGAATCTAATATTTGGGAgagaagtgtaaaaaaagtattaaacctattgcattagtaccaattcgaTTCGCAAAccttttttgttgctaatttagtcataaaccttttccattggtgccaattaagtcttaaaccttttattggtgctaatttagtcctaaaccttatgtattgttgttgtcgtcaattcagtcctaaatcttttatatttataccaattgagttaatccggccaattttaaccgaaaatcGCTCATCAAAATTTCCCtagaaatcagaaattttaccACAGAAGTTGAGGCGAGTTGAGGAGGCGAGGCGAGCTGAGACGAGGCCGGTTGCCGCGAGGCGGCGAGCCGTGATGCGTCGAGGGGAGGCGAGTCAGGCGACAGACGATGCGAGACAGAGTCACAGAGCGCCAAGGTCGCGAAGAGAGGAGAGGTCGCGAGTCAGAGGCTCAGAGCAGAGACGGAGGAGGAGAGATCCAAAATTAGAGTTGGGTCTTTCTCGTTTTGACCTTTTTGGCccttaaaaaaatgagaagttgCCAACCTTACCCCTGTCGCTCGCGTGTCCGGACGTGTCCGGCGGTGTCCGAATCTGTGTCCATGCTACAGAGGCTGCAGCATTAAGACCATGCATGCTGATGCAGCAGCAACGCAGTAACTCGGCCCCATTTGGGGAAGACGGAGCCGAACCCTGTCTCTGATTCTCGGCTAAACGAGTGAGACAAAAATTCATGAAGGCCCACCTCATCATGACTCTGCCGGTCGCTCGATGCCCATCATCAATTGAGTTTCGAGATCTTCGGCTCATCGAGTGCGCCCCGCCCTCTGGACCGATCTGATTCTGACCTTTATAGCTTATTAAAAGCCGGGGACGGGACCCATTTCACACTAGTCGAATCCTACGGGCACTTTGCGTATCCCGGCCAGCGTGAACAACTTTCAATGTGGATCTCAGGCTTTACTAGTCCTGTTATTGTTCACGAGTCAATATCAAACGCCATCCCTTCTCCATTAAGGAATTGCGTGTCGCCGTTACGACGTGCGATAATTGCCACGACCCGGGAAATTATGAATGGTTGCtgtaattggttttttttttattgcattgcGTGGGTTGTACGTAATTCCTGAAAGTCAAGCTACCAAAAATTATTTAACTATTGCTTTGTTTCTGGCTCGCAAGTGGAGATTTTTCGACCTTTTTCTAGGTCCAGGACAACTTCGACTATACATGGGCCATTGTCCGACACGAGACAACCAACATTTGAGGCTTGGATAGGAAGTTCGGCCCGGGAGGGAATAAGGACTTCGATTGATTTTCAATGCCCTCGTTACACGTATCACGAGATAGACAGTGCATAGTTCGGAAGTCCGCAGGTACTGTGAATCCTCTGACTCCTAATCAGGTTGCCTTCCCAGGTCTCGCCGGATGTCCCGATAATCTCAATCTAAATTTCCAAAACAAGCCACGTTTACATGAAAGGGAAAttgtcgaaaaagtcctaaacctattgcattctCACCAATTCAGTGCTGAACATTTTAATTGCTGataaatctttttatattttgtcaattgagtctgtCCGATCAATTTCGAAGAGAAATTGCTAAACGTAGATGCCCATTGTCTCACGTGACATGAATGGCGCTCACGTGAACGACctttaatcatattttaatatatttataattttttttttaagaaaacaaaaagtaaagaaggaatacaggagagaagagaagagagtcCGGGCTAACCTCAACGCCTTCCGCCATGGAAGAGTTCACATCGCATCCTTGTCTAGGGGACCAAAGGCAGGATAGTCCCCTCGCATGACTTGTAGCCTTTTGACTGACTCGAGAGTCAAAAAGATCAGCTTCTCTGAAATCCATGGCCTGGACAGTTTTGGAGCTCATTCTGCTCCTCCGATGGCGGGCCCCCGGGACCACCACGAAAGTTAGCGTTCGCTTTTGCGAGTGCTTTAGGGTTTTGCTTAGGCTGGGGGACAGCAGCCGGCGAAGACCAGACAGCAGATGAGTCTCGATTCACAAAAACGAACATGGAATGCTttacagaaaaaggaaaagacgcCGCGGTCCTATGATTACCTGTCTGTGTTTGGTTCCTTTTAAGGTCGTCCTTGAGGAACGGATTGTAATCCTTCTATTTGCTGAGTAAGAGTAAAGATTTGCTTCTACATTCTAGACTTTTagagaagggttttttttttttttttgggtcaatctCTTCTTAATAAGATTCGTTCTTGCTTTTCTTCCCCCTTATGAGCCCAAAAGATAGAAGAGAAAGACTAACTTGTGGCTCCTCCCGCGACGTTAATCGCATGAATCGAGTCGATAATCACGACTCTTCATAAACGTGGATCTCGTGAAAATCAAAGGGTTATAGCCGCCGGCCATGACCTATGGATCATGGTCCACACGCATAGTTTCCCTTGGCATGGCAATGGAACCCCGACTACTTGTTAGGGTTTACGATTTTTCCATGGAGGGCCGCTTAAAGAGCGGGCGGTTTGGTCCTGTCCGGTCCGAGCGGTTCCCGGTTCGATTGGCTAGTCTTGCTCACCCCGGATACAAGTgtttaaagaggaaaaaattaccaaaaaaaatcacaaacctattgcaattatgtctattcaattctaaacatttttgcattcatgtcaatttagttctaaagcctttgtatttgtgtcaattcatatttctagctaattttggccgaaaatttctaACACGATTTGATTGGTGCTAatgtggccaatttttaataatatttatttttgtatattttatattttatttccatatttctttttgttttctcctcTTACGCTTCCTCCTCTGACTAGCGAAGCTCGCCCCTTCTTATCATCGGCGAGGCCGGCCTCGCTAGGGGTGGGAGGCCTCACCTTTGGCGGGTCACCAAGCTTGGTGGCTggctagaggaggaagaagaagaggagagaaaacaaagaagtaaaaggaaaaaataattaaaaaaatattatttaaaattagcCATGTCAGAGCCGACCGACATATATTGATTAGAaggaccgaattagcacaaatgcaaaatgttcagGGCTGaaccgataaaaaaaaagatttactattgaattgacacaattgcaatatatttgtgacttttttgataatttttttttctctataagCACTCTTATATGAGGGTGAACAAGACGAACCGATTGAACCGggaaccgcccggaccggacagCACTAAACTGCCTTgttcggtccgattcccgatttcataaaattgttATCGATGATTTTCATTCCGAATCCTAGTTTTAGGAGGGAACCGGACTGCCTAGACCAGACCAactgttatttatttatctattttaattatttcggtccggttctcgattccagaAACTAGGAAATGGTCCTTCCGGTTTGGTTCCCGATTCCTAagtgggaccggaccggaccggactgaGAACCATTCGCGCCCTACTTGTGCATTGTACTCACATACCACGAGTTCCCTCTCATTAGGTGAATACTATGCTATATGAGGAGAGAATGCAATAGAACATGATTTTTTGTAAGAATGAATCGTTAAAGCGCTCCGATCGGGCATTTAAACTCTGAGAGTACCCTGAACCGTCACACGGTTTACAATAACCTTCTAATATCGACTCCCATTTGTAAAGTGCAAGCTActcaataaaaaaggaaaaatcaacaGAAATCTTTTACACGAAAGAGGGTACTTCTCAATCAAAAGGACTCgagtaaataaaaagaaaacacttAGTCAAAATTCATGtcgattctctcttttcctttgtctGGCCGTGGTCCTTTCagtttgctgctgctgctgctgcttcatTATTATTCTTTGCTCTTTCGCTTTGTTCACAAAGATGTCGACCACTAACATGCACAAAAgctaagggagagagagagagtagagtgGACGATAAAAGCTTCTTTTTACTGGGGGGGCAGTAAACGAAAACACAGGTGGCTACTGTGTTCAGTAGATTTAGATTTTGTGCCCAGAAACTGGTCCCGACTAAACAACAAAGTTTGACATAATTCTCGTTTTTTTTCGTACCCATAAACCGGAAGCagactctttatttttttgactgcGTTTCTGCGCATTGGCTTTTGCAGCTCTCTTGCCACATTCATAAttgcagagagaaagagagagagtcgcTGCTCCTTCTTCAATGGGCTTAAATgaaaggctctctctctctctccactaaaCTATCATGAAGATTCCCTGTGCTTCATTTGACTAACGCTCGAAACTAGACAGCAAATGCATTTATTCTAATTTATTATCAGACAACTGTATTTATATGCTTATATGTGCTGTAATGATATAAGGGTTTTGTCCAACATGATTAACGACACTTTGTCtatattatctctctctctctctctcgatctcgaacATTTCTAATCTGTTCATTGAAAGGCATCCTTTTATTTAACAAGATTAACCAATGTCCAGAGGGCACTCGTTAATAAGATCTATCCCATAATACAAGGTTAGAAGGCGAGCGGATGGGATCTTACTCGATGTATGTGGACAGAACGATCTCATCGGTGGAGGAGAAATACGAGTAACTTTACTGATGAGAATAacgaaagagaaaataagaagAGGGTGTTCTTTTTGGGTAGCTTTATTAACGAGCGCGTCAGAAGACTTCGATTAATTTACGTCCATGCAGCCCAAGGATATTAGggcaaaaaaaaaccaaaaagagttTGCCCTACATGTTTCAGCGCCTTATGAAATGTGAGAAAGTGCACGTATTTCTACTCACTCAAAGCCTTGATCACTGTGTTGAGAAAACAGTTGTTAGTCAAGCTCCTTTCTGCTAAGCACCACTTAATTATTGTTTAAGCAGTTGATGCGGCGATTTTGCCCATTTCTTAAGCACGCATGGGGGTGGGATTAAAGTATTGTCGAATGCTCGCTTGGACTGCTTGGGAAATCCCCTTGGGATTTAAAAGTACATTTGGGGAAAGCTGCATGAactaaaaataacatgaaaatgacaGAAACTTTGGCGCTCAAAGCTTATTCTCATGCGTGAAGCCAGTGGAGGAGGATCCAACTTTGTTTATCTATTGTTCAGAACGTTCTATTACCTGACAAGAGATgccatttcttctctctttaatTGATTTTCACGCACGACTATGAAGCCAATAATCATCTCCTGCAGTGTCGCTTATTTACTTGGTTACCCTGGCTTAAAAACGAGGATCACAGTCATCCGTTCAAATTCTACCAAGGTCCGATCGGTTGCGCCGATGAAAGTACGGAGGCATCGTCCTCGTTAAGGCTGGCATTCCATGAGATGGATAATGGTTACGAGATTCGTACTTAAAATGCTAATGGCTTTAGGGTTTCGTGCGCAATGGCAAATGACAGAAGAAGTTGCAGCAGCGCAAAGGGTAAATTGCATTGCAGTTTGTGGCAGCAGGGTTGCTATTTCTTTCCGTTTACGCTTTTATGGTGGTCTCCAATGCAACTGGGGACAGTGCTGGGAAAATGAACAAGTCAGTCCCCAAATCATGCACGACATCTTTTCATTTAAAAGGCATTAAAATCGAATTTGTCTCTTGCGAAACACCATTCAAATCCCGATGCCTTCTTAGCTTTTCCCACAAAACTTTCATCACTTCGAAGCAGCGTCTGTCTGCCTGCTATGCCCCACCCTCCTTGGGCTCCTACAGTCCGGACCAGTCCTCCTCTCAGGTTGGCATCTACGGGGCATGTCTAATctcatctcttttttctttttttctttcttgggtCGAGTTTTGATCTCATCTTTGAGATGTAGGTTTTTAAATGCGTTCTTAAATGCTACATTGTGGAATATCATACGTCGCTAACAATTCGATACACTTACGTTTACTCAACTAAAGAGTAAAGTTTATGATTTCTAATGAATGGGTGGTATTTCTCGCATTTATGTGtactcaatttttgaaaatcaagccatttcttATTCTACCTAGCAAGGGCTCGAGGGCACTACTATCGAATCCCtattaaattaaaatgttaatatcatgaaaaaccctaaaccgatacatttgtgataaagttatcccaaactatttttttgaccataaaaaaaatctaaaccgatgcacccgtgacaaatttaccccaaactagtatacatataacaaatttgCCCTCAATTagtttcgttaaattttaccatcaaattgctgagttagatgatacATGCCAATTAACgtgtaccgatttgggatttttttccctttgtttgtcacgggtgtatcaatttaggatttttcgtaatattaactcaatttaacaaaaactaaagtaaggtaaatttgtcacaaatgtaccaatttaggatttttggaggtcaaaaaaatagtttgaggtaaatttatcacaagtgtaccagtttaagatttttcgtaatcgaaaaaataattttggataaatttatcataggtgtatcaatttggggttttttgtagtattaaccctaaattaAGATACAagaaccacaaaaaacctcaaactataCCCATGTCACACACTCGTACAATAATAACTCATTTGCaacatgcatgttccgaaaGAGTTTGTCATTGAGATTAGGGGACTAGAGTTCTGAGCTCATTCATGCATTCTCGATTCCGAACTTGATTATTTCGACATGGCAAAAGCAACTCTTGCCCAACAAAGGAGgcttacttcttcttttttcgggaaaattaccttcataaatatttaaatttagccaatttaatccttGACGGCCGACTTCGGGCCTCTCGCTAGAATCTGACAACCACCGAGGGACGACCTCACTTGAAGTTGGCGAGATCAACCTCCTCACCGGCCTTTGCCTGTGTCCGGTCGTTGAGAATTGAATTGACCGGactaaaatgtttaagatttgAATTGATGcccatataataagtttagaattcttttggtaatattggctttttttctttttctacaatTATTTGCACTTAATAAAAGCCAACGAACTTATCGACAGAATTGTACTCGGTGACTCGGGCAACCCCAATTAGTGACAGAGCTCAAGTTTCGATTTCTGGAACCCAAAGAGAAGTAAACTCCAGATTGTTGCATCACCTGACCAAAAGCTTCGAATCTTTCTAAAAACCGTATCAGATCAGATGAAAAACGACTCTTCAATCTGTCGAGCAGACACGAACACGCACGTACACGTCGAATCTCATCGTACAAAGACATCACGCGAACGGCACACGGGCCTTAAATTGTCGCCCCGACCACAATGCAGGAAATGcataatggaaaaaaataataataccgATCGTCATAATATTATCAGAAACAATATAATTTTAATCATAAATTCACACGTCATTACCACTTGTTttacataaaatactcattaattgaaaaactaTTAGATCATAAATAATTTACAATACTAAACATCTAACCATCTCCAGTCTCACTTCATTtccataccaaaaaaaaaaaaacacaaaaggggAAAACGAAGGTCGGCTTTAATGGCCAACCTCCCAAAACACGCAGCTCTCCATTTTCGGCGCTGTAATGATAGTCACAGTTGCATGCCAAACGCAAGAACCTCAAAatcccagaaaagaaaagaaaaagttaacaCGAGAAAGAACTAAGAAGAACTAGTTCTGCCTTCTTCATACACAGACAAACCTAACTGCGAGGTCAAACTAGAGCATGTTCAACTAACATTGTTAACGGTTAAACACAATTACACGGAGAGACTGGGTTTGCTTTGCATAGCGACGGCGACAGGCTATCTCGTCGGCGCGGACAGTTAGTCGATTCCTCAACCCACCCTCCTAAAACTCCCAGGACTTGGGAGCGAAGTGCAAGAGAGGGGAGTGGTGGCCGGTGGCGGGGCGGGCGCAGAAGACGCCGTTCCAGATCTCCGTGAAGGCGCGGACGATGACGCCGTGGTAGTAGGGGGAGTTGAGCTGGAGGAAGCAGTTGAGGAGCTCCCGGAGGTCGTCCTTGGTGTAGATTTGGTTCTCCAGGATCATCTGCAGCATGGAGTGCCGGAAGTCCAAGTACGGGTCGTGCGAATCCTTCTCCACCGCCACCCCCTCCTCGTCGATCCTCCCGAACCCCCTCACCGCCTTTGCCGACCTCGCCACGTCCGCCTCCGCGTCCAGCAGGTACTGCAGGGAGTGGTCGGCGGCAGCGGCCGCACAGGGGGAgtcggtggtggtggaggaggagtgGGAGTGGGAGAGGAAGCGCCTGTGGtggttggaggaggaggaggcggaggcggaggcggaggaggaggaggatgacggTTTGGGCTTCGAGCTGGGTTTGAGGAGGGAGTGGAGGAAGAGCTTGGGCTTCCGGCAGCTGCAGCCGACGTCGACGGCGACTGTGTTGAGGAGGAGCCTCCTCCGGCTGTTGCTGCCGTTTGACATTGCAGTAGtcagagttagagagagagagagagagagagagatggagagaaagTGTTGGGGGTCGGGAAAGGATGAAGAGAGTGTGCGAGCGAGTGCGCATAAATAATGTGCATGTGAGGACCGGGGGAGGTGGGGGGAAGTCCCTCTCGCTGCTATCATTACAGGGCTGTCGTTGTTCATCATGACAGTTTTTATCTCGACTCTCCGACTTGCAACTTGATGATGATTTCGACCCTTTTGTGAAATTCGAGGATTGAGCGACCAATGTGACCATGCACCCTCCACGAAGTTATAATAATTTGATagctacaaaaagaaaaaaagaaatgttcagCTTGAGTCACAACACCTCGCAGAGGCTTTCCGGATCTTCTCGGAATGGTAAATTTACCTCTATCGCTATCGTCGACATAGAAACGAGGTGACCCTCTTTCAAAATGGATTGGATCATGCCGATACTATCACAAGTGGATTTGAACTTGTAACTTCTCAAGAATAGCCAAAAGCCTTAATTATCTGTGTGTGGTGCCGTCAGGTAATGAGCCGTGATAATTTCATAGGAAAATGAGAAACTGTTTGGCTCATGTCATTATAAAATCTACGGTTAATCAAACGGTGTAATGATGACTACATTGTGAACCTACGTAGCCACATTGGGAGTGAGAGCTAGGTAGCAAATAGCCGAACAGGAGCAAGTAAAACGCATCGAAAGTCTTAAACATTGTTTAATACAGTTAAATCCTAAGCCTTAAccaaaatatttctttaaaagtgcaatcaagtctttcgATGAACAATAGTTATCGCATGTGTGACacttaaaaaaattgcatatgtGTCATCTTAGATCGCACATTTCAATATAAAGTTCatgatttaattgcatttttcaataaaaaggtttagataCAAATTGAACtggttgaaaggtttaggacttgattgcatctttTGCTCAAGGTTTATGACTTGATCGAACCAACTAAAAGGCTTAGAACTCGACTAAATtcagtacataaaattcaagagttGTAGTGCAATTTTCTCTTCACGAGCCAACCATTGTTTCCAAGAAAAAGATGCTCTTCCTACCTGGACGATGAAGCATGATCCCCTATATGATGACTTTATCTGCTTCATTGATCACATGTAATCTCTTAATCATAATGTTCTAAGTTTTCTTGAGCGTATAGTTTTGGCGTAAGCGATTTGATTCTTGAATTCTTGCCCAAACTGCTTGGGGGTGATTTTTAAGTTTTATTGTTCTTTCATATCTCCTAGATCTCACACTTTGATTTTATTGGAAGGGAAATATTGgaaaccttttaaaattttaaaaaattgacatagAGAATCACATACACAT is a genomic window containing:
- the LOC115753885 gene encoding DNA-directed RNA polymerases II, IV and V subunit 12, whose protein sequence is MDPQPEPVSYICGDCGMENTLKPGDVIQCRECGYRILYKKRTRRIIQYEAR
- the LOC115753884 gene encoding transcription repressor OFP6-like — its product is MMNNDSPVMIAARGTSPHLPRSSHAHYLCALARTLSSSFPDPQHFLSISLSLSLSLTLTTAMSNGSNSRRRLLLNTVAVDVGCSCRKPKLFLHSLLKPSSKPKPSSSSSSASASASSSSNHHRRFLSHSHSSSTTTDSPCAAAAADHSLQYLLDAEADVARSAKAVRGFGRIDEEGVAVEKDSHDPYLDFRHSMLQMILENQIYTKDDLRELLNCFLQLNSPYYHGVIVRAFTEIWNGVFCARPATGHHSPLLHFAPKSWEF